The genomic stretch ACATCCACTGCCCCAGACACCATGTGATACCCTCGTGATTTTAAATCCAACCCACTATCGTGCGGCATGGCAAAGCCAGCCAAGTAGGCCCCTCCTTCCTCAGGCGGCTTCGACTCCGCCAGCACCGCCTTCTCGGCTGCCCTCATCACCTCCTTCACCTTCTTATGACCCGGGTCCCACAAGTACCCCAGACTCGCACTTAAATCCAACGGCCCCATTTGGATACAGTCCACCCCATCAACGGCCGCGATCTCCTTAATCCTCTTCACTCCCTCCCCACACTCCACCTGGCACATGATCAACAGCTCCTCCTCGTAGTTGCTTAAATACCCCTCGTCAATCCCGTAGCCCGAGGCCCGAACTACTGTGTGCGCCGATCCCCGGACCCCACTGGGCGGGAAGCGGCAGTAAGACACGGCCTTTTGGGCCGCCTTCGGCCCGTCTATCATCGGGAACATGATTCCTTGCGGGCCCAGATCCAAGGCCTTCTTGGCCCAGGTGGCGGAGGATTCCGGGATCCTGAGGATGGCGGCAGTGTTGGTGGCGGCAAGGGCGTGGAGGCAAGGGAGGGCGTCGGAGATGCCGCCGGGGCCGTGTTCCATGTCGACGACTGCGAAGTCGTAACCGGACAGGCCGGCGATCTCGGCGAGGGTTGGGGAGAAGCTGAGGAGGAATATGCCGTAAAGCGTCTCGCCATTTCTGAGGCGGGATTTGAGTGTTTCTGGGACGgaggcggcggcggcggcggagGACGAAGAACTTTTAATGCGTATGGGAGTGGTGGGGCCGGAGCATTTGAGGTTTAGGGAGAGATGGGTAATTGGAGGAGAAGGAAAGAAGGGCAAGGGTGGCTGAATTGAATGAGGTCTTGGGGAGAGAGTGGGATAAAGGGCTGTTTTTCTGAGAGTTgagagggaagaagaagaattgTTTGCCACAGTGGCCATGGCCGAACTAACTTCGACTTGGGTATGGTTGTGGCCTGTGGGGGATGGCCAAGACTCTCTTTGCGCCTTGTATTGTTTTCGCGCACAAAATGAGAAAAACGAACCGTTAGGGctttctttaattatttttcgACTGGAACCTTTGCATATTCC from Coffea eugenioides isolate CCC68of chromosome 8, Ceug_1.0, whole genome shotgun sequence encodes the following:
- the LOC113780918 gene encoding uncharacterized protein LOC113780918 → MTHLSLMVLDGRKIALYVEICRERNVHFLRQTLALASGICKGSSRKIIKESPNGSFFSFCARKQYKAQRESWPSPTGHNHTQVEVSSAMATVANNSSSSLSTLRKTALYPTLSPRPHSIQPPLPFFPSPPITHLSLNLKCSGPTTPIRIKSSSSSAAAAASVPETLKSRLRNGETLYGIFLLSFSPTLAEIAGLSGYDFAVVDMEHGPGGISDALPCLHALAATNTAAILRIPESSATWAKKALDLGPQGIMFPMIDGPKAAQKAVSYCRFPPSGVRGSAHTVVRASGYGIDEGYLSNYEEELLIMCQVECGEGVKRIKEIAAVDGVDCIQMGPLDLSASLGYLWDPGHKKVKEVMRAAEKAVLAESKPPEEGGAYLAGFAMPHDSGLDLKSRGYHMVSGAVDVGLFRNAAVEDVQRFWSTGVEEADKSSEEGEGGENGDEKYWSE